A single region of the Hylaeus volcanicus isolate JK05 chromosome 5, UHH_iyHylVolc1.0_haploid, whole genome shotgun sequence genome encodes:
- the LOC128876169 gene encoding eukaryotic translation initiation factor 1A, X-chromosomal, whose translation MPKNKGKGGKNRRRGKNENETEKRELVFKEDGQEYAQVTKMLGNGRLEAMCFDGVKRLCHIRGKLRKKVWINQGDIILIGLRDYQDAKADVILKYTSDEARNLKTYGEFPETVRINDTVTFVEDGFDEDIEFGDEISDDDEDDVDNI comes from the exons ATGCCGAAGAATAAGG gAAAGGGAGGTAAAAACAGGAGAAGgggtaaaaatgaaaatgaaacagaaaaaagagAATTGGTTTTCAAAGAAGATGGACAAG AATATGCACAAGTCACAAAAATGCTTGGTAATGGAAGGTTAGAAGCAATGTGTTTTGATGGTGTCAAGAGATTGTGTCATATTCGAGGAAAATTGCGAAAAAAAGTATGGATCAATCAAGGTGACATAATACTGATTGGCTTGCGAGATTATCAAGATGCAAAAGCTgatgttatattaaaatatacatcagATGAAGCTCgtaatttgaaaacatatGGAGAATTCCCAGAAACTG TACGTATCAATGATACTGTCACCTTCGTTGAAGACGGATTCGATGAAGACATTGAATTCGGCGATGAAATTAGCGATGATGACGAAGATGATGTTGACAAT ATCTGA
- the LOC128876352 gene encoding progestin and adipoQ receptor family member 3, which produces MMKLLTGVEEVNDQKEKVSDDDQPHNNNHEIQATAEFAQETIKLLTGEVYRRASKKLEESPIKGNVTVQDEEKMRRLLDFEEAPEYLQHNPYILHGYRGYLTTKLCVESIFWWTNETVNIWSHIFGWMLFFGLTLYDLCLLNIHAPLGDKIIVALLLICFQACMILSSVYHTFSCRSEKDYWCFLSFDLFGIALSLLSIYMSGVYYAFWCHKELQSFYLITVLAIFIFAMTLQIPKLNVNGNVKLVVFVAWAAYGVLPTLHWSIAMGGMDNPIVRMLLPRVLGMYVISGGAFAIYVTKIPERFCPGWVDYIGSSHQWWHALVVLALYYWHNTGMLYVEYRMNHGCPSNIKLL; this is translated from the exons ATGATGAAATTACTGACAGGCGTCGAAGAAGTGAACGACCAAAAAGAAAAGGTTTCCGACGATGATCAGCCGCACAACAACAACCATGAGATACAAGCTACGGCGGAGTTCGCGCAGGAGACGATCAAACTGCTCACTGGGGAG GTGTATCGCAGAGCCTCCAAGAAGTTGGAAGAGTCGCCTATCAAAGGTAACGTCACGGTACAAGATGAAGAAAAAATGAGACGGCTCCTCGATTTCGAAGAAGCTCCTGAATATCTTCAACACAACCCTTACATTCTTCATGGATATCGAGGATATCTTACTACAAAATTATGCGTCGAAAG TATATTCTGGTGGACGAACGAAACAGTGAATATATGGAGCCACATATTTGGATGGATGTTATTCTTTGGCTTGACGCTGTACGATCTTTGCCTACTAAATATCCACGCACCGTTGGGTGATAAAATAATCGTAGCTCTTCTACTAATCTGTTTCcag GCCTGCATGATATTATCGTCGGTGTACCACACCTTTTCCTGTCGAAGTGAAAAAGATTACTGGTGTTTTTTATCATTCGACTTGTTCGGCATTGCTTTGAGCCTCTTGTCGATATACATGTCCGGAGTTTACTACGCGTTTTGGTGTCATAAG GAGTTGCAGagcttttatttaataaccgTACTGGCGATTTTTATATTCGCAATGACACTGCAAATACCAAAACTAAATGTCAATGGCAACGTCAAGCTAGTCGTTTTTGTCGCTTGGGCAGCATACGGAGTGCTGCCAACGCTGCATTGGAGCATCGCTATGGGCGGGATGGACAACCCGATCGTTAGAATGTTGCTCCCGAGGGTACTAGGAATGTATGTCATTAGTGGTGGAGCGTTTGCCATTTATGTGACCAAAATACCGGAACGCTTTTGTCCAG GATGGGTGGATTACATTGGTTCCTCTCATCAATGGTGGCACGCACTGGTGGTATTGGCTCTTTATTATTGGCACAACACTGGAATGTTGTACGTGGAATACAGAATGAACCACGGCTGTCCGAGCAATATAAAACTATTATGA
- the LOC128876353 gene encoding ubiquitin-conjugating enzyme E2-17 kDa, with the protein MALKRINKELQDLGRDPPAQCSAGPVGDDLFHWQATIMGPPDSPYQGGVFFLTIHFPTDYPFKPPKVAFTTRIYHPNINSNGSICLDILRSQWSPALTISKVLLSICSLLCDPNPDDPLVPEIARLYKTDREKYNELAREWTRKYAM; encoded by the exons ATGGCTTTAAAACGAATTAATAAG gaaCTTCAGGACCTTGGTAGAGATCCACCTGCGCAGTGCTCTGCTGGTCCTGTAGGAGACGATT TATTCCATTGGCAAGCAACTATTATGGGACCA ccTGACAGTCCATATCAAGGAGGAGTATTTTTCCTTACAATCCACTTTCCCACAGATTATCCATTCAAACCACCTAAG GTTGCTTTTACAACTAGAATTTATCATCCAAATATTAACAGTAATGGAAGTATTTGTTTGGATATTTTAAGATCGCAATGGTCCCCAGCACTCACCATATCAAAGG TGTTACTATCAATATGCTCCTTGCTCTGTGATCCAAACCCAGATGATCCTTTGGTACCAGAGATAGCAAGGTTATACAAAACTGACAGGGAGAAGTATAATGAATTGGCACGTGAATGGACGCGCAAGTATGCCATGTGA
- the LOC128876419 gene encoding uncharacterized protein LOC128876419, whose protein sequence is MAEEKRKMKGCYCIRQKFQMQQQKKKEQCKRKRQILVYNPEEESWHEPYMRNLRKEFSDVSILCDSKIELPWRDIALPAAGMKIRQEVSLTPLNDHQEQPGDEDAGIQPTAEESMGTMALPWKDLVITETVQSKQADPESCDSTLEIPWNDLVLERPIEIRAPSEEACDNDDVEIPWNDILIPRNIVIESQKKKKHPSSKYPPRPLSATGCTNCKRCCATVGNGMRSAASCK, encoded by the coding sequence ATGGCcgaagagaagagaaagatGAAAGGATGCTACTGTATCCGTCAGAAATTTCAGatgcaacaacaaaaaaagaaagaacaatgTAAGAGGAAGAGACAGATACTCGTATATAACCCTGAAGAGGAATCGTGGCACGAACCGTACATGAGAAACTTGCGAAAGGAGTTCTCAGATGTGTCTATATTGTGCGATTCGAAAATCGAATTGCCTTGGAGAGATATCGCGTTACCGGCTGCCGGCATGAAAATTCGTCAAGAGGTTTCGTTGACTCCTTTAAACGACCACCAGGAGCAACCTGGCGACGAGGACGCCGGGATACAACCGACGGCAGAGGAATCCATGGGTACTATGGCTTTGCCATGGAAAGATTTGGTGATAACTGAAACCGTACAGTCGAAACAAGCTGATCCCGAGAGTTGCGATTCGACGTTAGAAATTCCATGGAACGATCTCGTCCTCGAGAGACCCATTGAAATACGAGCACCGTCCGAAGAAGCTTGCGACAACGATGACGTGGAAATTCCGTGGAATGACATTTTGATACCGCGAAACATAGTCATCGAGTCgcagaaaaagaagaagcatCCATCTTCCAAGTATCCACCGCGCCCGTTGTCAGCCACGGGGTGTACTAACTGTAAGAGATGTTGCGCGACTGTAGGAAATGGAATGAGATCTGCGGCCTCttgtaaataa